One window of Prionailurus bengalensis isolate Pbe53 chromosome B1, Fcat_Pben_1.1_paternal_pri, whole genome shotgun sequence genomic DNA carries:
- the MFHAS1 gene encoding malignant fibrous histiocytoma-amplified sequence 1 isoform X1: MAGKDSGNLKTVRLWRDAALRARKLRSNLRQLTLSAAGGCPGAGAEQLDSPDAPQLVLPANIGDIEVLNLGNNGLEEVPDGLGSALGSLRVLVLRRNRFARLPPAVAELGHHLTELDVSHNRLTALGAEVVSALRELRKLNLSHNQLPALPAQLGALAHLEELDVSFNRLAHLPDSLSCLFRLRTLDVDHNQLTAFPQQLLQLAALEELDVSSNRLRGLPEDISALRALKILWLSGAELGTLPSGFCELASLESLMLDNNGLQALPAQFSRLQRLKMLNLSSNLFEEFPAALLPLAGLEELYLSRNQLTSVPSLISGLGRLLTLWLDNNRIRYLPDSIVELTGLEELVLQGNQIAVLPDNFGQLSRVGLWKIKDNPLIQPPYEVCMKGIPYIAAYQKELAHSQPAVQPRLKLLLMGHKAAGKTLLRHCLTEESVDGNQGGGDKEKSYPPAAPSVSKGIEVTSWTADASRGLRFIVYDLAGDESYEVIQPFFLSPGALYVLVVNLATYEPPRFPTTVGSFLHRVGARVPHAVVCIVGTHADLCGERELEEKCLDIHRQIALQEKHDAEGLSRLARVVDEALARDFELRSASPHAAYYGVSDKNLRRRKAHFQYLLNHRLQILSPVLPVSCRDPRQLQRLRDKLLSVAEHREIFPNLHRVLPRSWQVLEELHFQPPQAQRLWLSWWDSARLGLQAGLTEDRLQSALSYLHESGKLLYFEDSPALKEHVFHNLTRLIDILNVFFQRDPSLLLHKLLLGTSGEGEGEGESSPPAAAPTPGQELLRTTQLHHYVEGFLLHGLLPAHVIRLLLKPHVQAQQDFQLLLELLEKMGLCYCLNKPKGKPLNGSTAWYKFPCYVQNDVPHAEAWINGTNLAGQSFVAEQLQIEYSFPFTFPPGLFARYSVQINSHVVHRSDGKLQIFAYRGKVPVVVSYRPAKGVLQPDTLSIASHASLPNIWTAWQAITPLVEELNVLLQEWPGLHYTVHILCSKCLKRGSPNPHAFPGELLSQPRPEGVAEIICPKNGSERVNVALVYPPTPTVISPCSKKNVGEKHRNQ; encoded by the coding sequence ATGGCTGGGAAGGACAGTGGGAACCTGAAGACGGTGAGGCTGTGGCGGGACGCCGCCCTGCGCGCCAGGAAGCTGCGGAGCAACCTGCGCCAGCTCACCCTCAGCGCGGCCGGGGGCTGCCCGGGGGCCGGCGCCGAGCAGCTCGACTCCCCCGACGCCCCGCAGCTCGTGCTGCCGGCCAACATCGGGGACATTGAGGTGCTGAACCTGGGGAACAACGGCCTGGAGGAGGTGCCCGACGGGCTGGGCTCGGCGCTGGGCAGCCTGCGCGTCCTGGTCCTGCGCAGGAACCGCTTCGCCCGGCTGCCCCCGGCCGTGGCTGAGTTGGGCCACCACCTCACCGAGCTGGACGTGAGCCACAACCGGCTGACCGCCCTGGGCGCGGAGGTGGTGAGTGCCCTGCGGGAGCTGCGCAAGCTCAACCTCAGCCACAACCAGCTGCCCGCCCTGCCGGCCCAGCTGGGGGCCCTTGCCCACCTGGAGGAGCTGGACGTCAGCTTTAACCGGCTGGCGCACCTGCCCgactccctctcctgcctcttccgCCTGCGCACCCTCGACGTGGACCACAACCAGCTCACCGCTTTCCCGCAGCAGCTGCTGCAGCTGGCGGCCCTGGAGGAGCTAGACGTGTCCAGCAACCGGCTGCGGGGCCTACCTGAGGATATCAGTGCCCTGCGTGCCCTCAAGATCCTCTGGCTGAGCGGGGCCGAGCTTGGCACCCTGCCCAGCGGCTTCTGCGAGCTGGCCAGCCTGGAGAGCCTCATGCTGGACAACAACGGGCTGCAGGCTCTGCCCGCCCAGTTCAGCCGCCTGCAGCGACTCAAAATGCTCAACCTCTCCTCCAACCTCTTCGAGGAGTTCCCTGCCGCGTTGCTGCCCCTGGCTGGGCTGGAGGAGCTCTACCTTAGCCGCAACCAGCTCACCTCCGTGCCATCCCTCATCTCGGGCCTGGGCCGGCTGCTCACCCTCTGGCTGGATAACAACCGGATCCGCTACCTGCCCGACTCCATTGTGGAGCTGACCGGCCTGGAGGAGCTGGTGCTGCAAGGGAACCAGATCGCAGTGCTGCCGGACAACTTTGGCCAGCTCTCGAGGGTGGGCCTGTGGAAGATCAAGGACAACCCGCTGATCCAGCCCCCCTACGAGGTCTGTATGAAGGGGATCCCCTACATCGCAGCCTACCAGAAGGAGCTGGCTCATTCACAGCCGGCCGTGCAGCCCCGCCTCAAGCTGCTTCTGATGGGCCACAAGGCTGCGGGGAAGACCCTTCTCCGCCACTGCCTCACGGAGGAGAGTGTGGACGGAAACCAAGGAGGAGGGGACAAGGAAAAGAGCTACCCGCCTGCGGCTCCTTCTGTGAGCAAAGGCATCGAGGTGACCAGCTGGACGGCCGACGCTTCGCGGGGGCTGCGGTTCATTGTGTACGACTTAGCCGGGGATGAAAGTTACGAGGTGATccagcccttcttcctctccccaggaGCCCTTTATGTGCTGGTGGTGAACCTGGCCACCTACGAGCCGCCCCGCTTTCCCACCACCGTGGGCTCCTTCTTGCACCGGGTGGGGGCCCGCGTGCCTCACGCCGTGGTGTGCATCGTGGGCACGCACGCAGACTTGTGTGGGGAGCGGGAGCTGGAGGAGAAGTGCCTGGACATTCACCGCCAGATCGCCCTGCAGGAGAAGCACGACGCCGAGGGGCTGAGCCGGTTGGCTCGGGTGGTGGACGAGGCCCTGGCCCGGGACTTCGAGCTGCGCTCCGCCAGCCCCCACGCAGCCTACTACGGGGTTTCCGACAAGAACCTTCGGCGGCGCAAGGCCCACTTTCAGTACCTGCTCAACCACCGGCTGCAGATCCTCTCCCCGGTGTTGCCCGTTAGCTGCAGGGACCCTCGCCAGTTACAGCGCCTTCGGGACAAACTGCTCTCGGTCGCCGAGCACAGGGAAATCTTCCCCAATTTACACAGAGTGCTGCCTCGGTCCTGGCAGGTGCTGGAGGAACTGCATTTCCAGCCGCCCCAGGCGCAACGACTGTGGCTGAGCTGGTGGGACTCCGCTCGCCTGGGCCTGCAGGCGGGGCTGACCGAGGACCGGCTGCAGAGCGCCCTTTCCTACCTGCACGAGAGCGGCAAGCTGCTCTACTTCGAGGACAGCCCAGCCCTCAAGGAGCACGTCTTCCACAACCTCACCCGCCTCATCGACATCCTCAATGTCTTCTTCCAGCGGGATCCTTCCTTGCTGCTGCACAAGCTGCTTCTGGGGACCAGCGGCGAGGGTGAGGGCGAGGGGGAAAGTTCCCCACCGGCGGCGGCGCCCACCCCGGGCCAGGAACTGCTCCGGACCACCCAGCTCCATCACTATGTGGAGGGCTTTCTGCTTCATGGGCTCCTGCCAGCCCATGTCATTCGGTTGCTGCTGAAGCCTCATGTCCAGGCCCAGCAGGACTTTCAGCTGCTGCTGGAGCTGCTGGAGAAGATGGGACTCTGTTACTGCCTCAATAAACCCAAGGGCAAGCCTTTGAATGGGTCCACGGCCTGGTACAAGTTCCCATGCTATGTGCAGAATGACGTGCCCCACGCAGAGGCCTGGATCAACGGGACCAACCTGGCCGGACAGTCTTTTGTGGCCGAGCAGCTGCAGATTGAATACAGTTTTCCCTTTACCTTCCCGCCCGGGTTGTTTGCACGCTACAGCGTCCAGATCAACAGCCACGTGGTACACAGATCGGATGGTAAACTTCAGATCTTTGCATATAGAGGGAAGGTTCCTGTGGTGGTCAGTTACAGACCTGCCAAGGGGGTCTTGCAGCCAGACACTCTGTCCATTGCCAGCCATGCCTCGTTACCAAATATATGGACGGCGTGGCAAGCCATAACCCCCTTGGTAGAGGAACTGAATGTCCTACTTCAGGAATGGCCTGGACTGCACTACACCGTGCACATTCTCTGTTCTAAGTGCCTTAAGAGAGGGTCGCCCAATCCACACGCTTTCCCAG
- the MFHAS1 gene encoding malignant fibrous histiocytoma-amplified sequence 1 isoform X3, protein MAGKDSGNLKTVRLWRDAALRARKLRSNLRQLTLSAAGGCPGAGAEQLDSPDAPQLVLPANIGDIEVLNLGNNGLEEVPDGLGSALGSLRVLVLRRNRFARLPPAVAELGHHLTELDVSHNRLTALGAEVVSALRELRKLNLSHNQLPALPAQLGALAHLEELDVSFNRLAHLPDSLSCLFRLRTLDVDHNQLTAFPQQLLQLAALEELDVSSNRLRGLPEDISALRALKILWLSGAELGTLPSGFCELASLESLMLDNNGLQALPAQFSRLQRLKMLNLSSNLFEEFPAALLPLAGLEELYLSRNQLTSVPSLISGLGRLLTLWLDNNRIRYLPDSIVELTGLEELVLQGNQIAVLPDNFGQLSRVGLWKIKDNPLIQPPYEVCMKGIPYIAAYQKELAHSQPAVQPRLKLLLMGHKAAGKTLLRHCLTEESVDGNQGGGDKEKSYPPAAPSVSKGIEVTSWTADASRGLRFIVYDLAGDESYEVIQPFFLSPGALYVLVVNLATYEPPRFPTTVGSFLHRVGARVPHAVVCIVGTHADLCGERELEEKCLDIHRQIALQEKHDAEGLSRLARVVDEALARDFELRSASPHAAYYGVSDKNLRRRKAHFQYLLNHRLQILSPVLPVSCRDPRQLQRLRDKLLSVAEHREIFPNLHRVLPRSWQVLEELHFQPPQAQRLWLSWWDSARLGLQAGLTEDRLQSALSYLHESGKLLYFEDSPALKEHVFHNLTRLIDILNVFFQRDPSLLLHKLLLGTSGEGEGEGESSPPAAAPTPGQELLRTTQLHHYVEGFLLHGLLPAHVIRLLLKPHVQAQQDFQLLLELLEKMGLCYCLNKPKGKPLNGSTAWYKFPCYVQNDVPHAEAWINGTNLAGQSFVAEQLQIEYSFPFTFPPGLFARYSVQINSHVVHRSDGKLQIFAYRGKVPVVVSYRPAKGVLQPDTLSIASHASLPNIWTAWQAITPLVEELNVLLQEWPGLHYTVHILCSKCLKRGSPNPHAFPGELLSQPRPEGVAEIICPKNGSERVNVALVYPPTPTVISPCSKSNQRLVI, encoded by the coding sequence ATGGCTGGGAAGGACAGTGGGAACCTGAAGACGGTGAGGCTGTGGCGGGACGCCGCCCTGCGCGCCAGGAAGCTGCGGAGCAACCTGCGCCAGCTCACCCTCAGCGCGGCCGGGGGCTGCCCGGGGGCCGGCGCCGAGCAGCTCGACTCCCCCGACGCCCCGCAGCTCGTGCTGCCGGCCAACATCGGGGACATTGAGGTGCTGAACCTGGGGAACAACGGCCTGGAGGAGGTGCCCGACGGGCTGGGCTCGGCGCTGGGCAGCCTGCGCGTCCTGGTCCTGCGCAGGAACCGCTTCGCCCGGCTGCCCCCGGCCGTGGCTGAGTTGGGCCACCACCTCACCGAGCTGGACGTGAGCCACAACCGGCTGACCGCCCTGGGCGCGGAGGTGGTGAGTGCCCTGCGGGAGCTGCGCAAGCTCAACCTCAGCCACAACCAGCTGCCCGCCCTGCCGGCCCAGCTGGGGGCCCTTGCCCACCTGGAGGAGCTGGACGTCAGCTTTAACCGGCTGGCGCACCTGCCCgactccctctcctgcctcttccgCCTGCGCACCCTCGACGTGGACCACAACCAGCTCACCGCTTTCCCGCAGCAGCTGCTGCAGCTGGCGGCCCTGGAGGAGCTAGACGTGTCCAGCAACCGGCTGCGGGGCCTACCTGAGGATATCAGTGCCCTGCGTGCCCTCAAGATCCTCTGGCTGAGCGGGGCCGAGCTTGGCACCCTGCCCAGCGGCTTCTGCGAGCTGGCCAGCCTGGAGAGCCTCATGCTGGACAACAACGGGCTGCAGGCTCTGCCCGCCCAGTTCAGCCGCCTGCAGCGACTCAAAATGCTCAACCTCTCCTCCAACCTCTTCGAGGAGTTCCCTGCCGCGTTGCTGCCCCTGGCTGGGCTGGAGGAGCTCTACCTTAGCCGCAACCAGCTCACCTCCGTGCCATCCCTCATCTCGGGCCTGGGCCGGCTGCTCACCCTCTGGCTGGATAACAACCGGATCCGCTACCTGCCCGACTCCATTGTGGAGCTGACCGGCCTGGAGGAGCTGGTGCTGCAAGGGAACCAGATCGCAGTGCTGCCGGACAACTTTGGCCAGCTCTCGAGGGTGGGCCTGTGGAAGATCAAGGACAACCCGCTGATCCAGCCCCCCTACGAGGTCTGTATGAAGGGGATCCCCTACATCGCAGCCTACCAGAAGGAGCTGGCTCATTCACAGCCGGCCGTGCAGCCCCGCCTCAAGCTGCTTCTGATGGGCCACAAGGCTGCGGGGAAGACCCTTCTCCGCCACTGCCTCACGGAGGAGAGTGTGGACGGAAACCAAGGAGGAGGGGACAAGGAAAAGAGCTACCCGCCTGCGGCTCCTTCTGTGAGCAAAGGCATCGAGGTGACCAGCTGGACGGCCGACGCTTCGCGGGGGCTGCGGTTCATTGTGTACGACTTAGCCGGGGATGAAAGTTACGAGGTGATccagcccttcttcctctccccaggaGCCCTTTATGTGCTGGTGGTGAACCTGGCCACCTACGAGCCGCCCCGCTTTCCCACCACCGTGGGCTCCTTCTTGCACCGGGTGGGGGCCCGCGTGCCTCACGCCGTGGTGTGCATCGTGGGCACGCACGCAGACTTGTGTGGGGAGCGGGAGCTGGAGGAGAAGTGCCTGGACATTCACCGCCAGATCGCCCTGCAGGAGAAGCACGACGCCGAGGGGCTGAGCCGGTTGGCTCGGGTGGTGGACGAGGCCCTGGCCCGGGACTTCGAGCTGCGCTCCGCCAGCCCCCACGCAGCCTACTACGGGGTTTCCGACAAGAACCTTCGGCGGCGCAAGGCCCACTTTCAGTACCTGCTCAACCACCGGCTGCAGATCCTCTCCCCGGTGTTGCCCGTTAGCTGCAGGGACCCTCGCCAGTTACAGCGCCTTCGGGACAAACTGCTCTCGGTCGCCGAGCACAGGGAAATCTTCCCCAATTTACACAGAGTGCTGCCTCGGTCCTGGCAGGTGCTGGAGGAACTGCATTTCCAGCCGCCCCAGGCGCAACGACTGTGGCTGAGCTGGTGGGACTCCGCTCGCCTGGGCCTGCAGGCGGGGCTGACCGAGGACCGGCTGCAGAGCGCCCTTTCCTACCTGCACGAGAGCGGCAAGCTGCTCTACTTCGAGGACAGCCCAGCCCTCAAGGAGCACGTCTTCCACAACCTCACCCGCCTCATCGACATCCTCAATGTCTTCTTCCAGCGGGATCCTTCCTTGCTGCTGCACAAGCTGCTTCTGGGGACCAGCGGCGAGGGTGAGGGCGAGGGGGAAAGTTCCCCACCGGCGGCGGCGCCCACCCCGGGCCAGGAACTGCTCCGGACCACCCAGCTCCATCACTATGTGGAGGGCTTTCTGCTTCATGGGCTCCTGCCAGCCCATGTCATTCGGTTGCTGCTGAAGCCTCATGTCCAGGCCCAGCAGGACTTTCAGCTGCTGCTGGAGCTGCTGGAGAAGATGGGACTCTGTTACTGCCTCAATAAACCCAAGGGCAAGCCTTTGAATGGGTCCACGGCCTGGTACAAGTTCCCATGCTATGTGCAGAATGACGTGCCCCACGCAGAGGCCTGGATCAACGGGACCAACCTGGCCGGACAGTCTTTTGTGGCCGAGCAGCTGCAGATTGAATACAGTTTTCCCTTTACCTTCCCGCCCGGGTTGTTTGCACGCTACAGCGTCCAGATCAACAGCCACGTGGTACACAGATCGGATGGTAAACTTCAGATCTTTGCATATAGAGGGAAGGTTCCTGTGGTGGTCAGTTACAGACCTGCCAAGGGGGTCTTGCAGCCAGACACTCTGTCCATTGCCAGCCATGCCTCGTTACCAAATATATGGACGGCGTGGCAAGCCATAACCCCCTTGGTAGAGGAACTGAATGTCCTACTTCAGGAATGGCCTGGACTGCACTACACCGTGCACATTCTCTGTTCTAAGTGCCTTAAGAGAGGGTCGCCCAATCCACACGCTTTCCCAG
- the MFHAS1 gene encoding malignant fibrous histiocytoma-amplified sequence 1 isoform X4: protein MAGKDSGNLKTVRLWRDAALRARKLRSNLRQLTLSAAGGCPGAGAEQLDSPDAPQLVLPANIGDIEVLNLGNNGLEEVPDGLGSALGSLRVLVLRRNRFARLPPAVAELGHHLTELDVSHNRLTALGAEVVSALRELRKLNLSHNQLPALPAQLGALAHLEELDVSFNRLAHLPDSLSCLFRLRTLDVDHNQLTAFPQQLLQLAALEELDVSSNRLRGLPEDISALRALKILWLSGAELGTLPSGFCELASLESLMLDNNGLQALPAQFSRLQRLKMLNLSSNLFEEFPAALLPLAGLEELYLSRNQLTSVPSLISGLGRLLTLWLDNNRIRYLPDSIVELTGLEELVLQGNQIAVLPDNFGQLSRVGLWKIKDNPLIQPPYEVCMKGIPYIAAYQKELAHSQPAVQPRLKLLLMGHKAAGKTLLRHCLTEESVDGNQGGGDKEKSYPPAAPSVSKGIEVTSWTADASRGLRFIVYDLAGDESYEVIQPFFLSPGALYVLVVNLATYEPPRFPTTVGSFLHRVGARVPHAVVCIVGTHADLCGERELEEKCLDIHRQIALQEKHDAEGLSRLARVVDEALARDFELRSASPHAAYYGVSDKNLRRRKAHFQYLLNHRLQILSPVLPVSCRDPRQLQRLRDKLLSVAEHREIFPNLHRVLPRSWQVLEELHFQPPQAQRLWLSWWDSARLGLQAGLTEDRLQSALSYLHESGKLLYFEDSPALKEHVFHNLTRLIDILNVFFQRDPSLLLHKLLLGTSGEGEGEGESSPPAAAPTPGQELLRTTQLHHYVEGFLLHGLLPAHVIRLLLKPHVQAQQDFQLLLELLEKMGLCYCLNKPKGKPLNGSTAWYKFPCYVQNDVPHAEAWINGTNLAGQSFVAEQLQIEYSFPFTFPPGLFARYSVQINSHVVHRSDGKLQIFAYRGKVPVVVSYRPAKGVLQPDTLSIASHASLPNIWTAWQAITPLVEELNVLLQEWPGLHYTVHILCSKCLKRGSPNPHAFPGELLSQPRPEGVAEIICPKNGSERVNVALVYPPTPTVISPCSK from the coding sequence ATGGCTGGGAAGGACAGTGGGAACCTGAAGACGGTGAGGCTGTGGCGGGACGCCGCCCTGCGCGCCAGGAAGCTGCGGAGCAACCTGCGCCAGCTCACCCTCAGCGCGGCCGGGGGCTGCCCGGGGGCCGGCGCCGAGCAGCTCGACTCCCCCGACGCCCCGCAGCTCGTGCTGCCGGCCAACATCGGGGACATTGAGGTGCTGAACCTGGGGAACAACGGCCTGGAGGAGGTGCCCGACGGGCTGGGCTCGGCGCTGGGCAGCCTGCGCGTCCTGGTCCTGCGCAGGAACCGCTTCGCCCGGCTGCCCCCGGCCGTGGCTGAGTTGGGCCACCACCTCACCGAGCTGGACGTGAGCCACAACCGGCTGACCGCCCTGGGCGCGGAGGTGGTGAGTGCCCTGCGGGAGCTGCGCAAGCTCAACCTCAGCCACAACCAGCTGCCCGCCCTGCCGGCCCAGCTGGGGGCCCTTGCCCACCTGGAGGAGCTGGACGTCAGCTTTAACCGGCTGGCGCACCTGCCCgactccctctcctgcctcttccgCCTGCGCACCCTCGACGTGGACCACAACCAGCTCACCGCTTTCCCGCAGCAGCTGCTGCAGCTGGCGGCCCTGGAGGAGCTAGACGTGTCCAGCAACCGGCTGCGGGGCCTACCTGAGGATATCAGTGCCCTGCGTGCCCTCAAGATCCTCTGGCTGAGCGGGGCCGAGCTTGGCACCCTGCCCAGCGGCTTCTGCGAGCTGGCCAGCCTGGAGAGCCTCATGCTGGACAACAACGGGCTGCAGGCTCTGCCCGCCCAGTTCAGCCGCCTGCAGCGACTCAAAATGCTCAACCTCTCCTCCAACCTCTTCGAGGAGTTCCCTGCCGCGTTGCTGCCCCTGGCTGGGCTGGAGGAGCTCTACCTTAGCCGCAACCAGCTCACCTCCGTGCCATCCCTCATCTCGGGCCTGGGCCGGCTGCTCACCCTCTGGCTGGATAACAACCGGATCCGCTACCTGCCCGACTCCATTGTGGAGCTGACCGGCCTGGAGGAGCTGGTGCTGCAAGGGAACCAGATCGCAGTGCTGCCGGACAACTTTGGCCAGCTCTCGAGGGTGGGCCTGTGGAAGATCAAGGACAACCCGCTGATCCAGCCCCCCTACGAGGTCTGTATGAAGGGGATCCCCTACATCGCAGCCTACCAGAAGGAGCTGGCTCATTCACAGCCGGCCGTGCAGCCCCGCCTCAAGCTGCTTCTGATGGGCCACAAGGCTGCGGGGAAGACCCTTCTCCGCCACTGCCTCACGGAGGAGAGTGTGGACGGAAACCAAGGAGGAGGGGACAAGGAAAAGAGCTACCCGCCTGCGGCTCCTTCTGTGAGCAAAGGCATCGAGGTGACCAGCTGGACGGCCGACGCTTCGCGGGGGCTGCGGTTCATTGTGTACGACTTAGCCGGGGATGAAAGTTACGAGGTGATccagcccttcttcctctccccaggaGCCCTTTATGTGCTGGTGGTGAACCTGGCCACCTACGAGCCGCCCCGCTTTCCCACCACCGTGGGCTCCTTCTTGCACCGGGTGGGGGCCCGCGTGCCTCACGCCGTGGTGTGCATCGTGGGCACGCACGCAGACTTGTGTGGGGAGCGGGAGCTGGAGGAGAAGTGCCTGGACATTCACCGCCAGATCGCCCTGCAGGAGAAGCACGACGCCGAGGGGCTGAGCCGGTTGGCTCGGGTGGTGGACGAGGCCCTGGCCCGGGACTTCGAGCTGCGCTCCGCCAGCCCCCACGCAGCCTACTACGGGGTTTCCGACAAGAACCTTCGGCGGCGCAAGGCCCACTTTCAGTACCTGCTCAACCACCGGCTGCAGATCCTCTCCCCGGTGTTGCCCGTTAGCTGCAGGGACCCTCGCCAGTTACAGCGCCTTCGGGACAAACTGCTCTCGGTCGCCGAGCACAGGGAAATCTTCCCCAATTTACACAGAGTGCTGCCTCGGTCCTGGCAGGTGCTGGAGGAACTGCATTTCCAGCCGCCCCAGGCGCAACGACTGTGGCTGAGCTGGTGGGACTCCGCTCGCCTGGGCCTGCAGGCGGGGCTGACCGAGGACCGGCTGCAGAGCGCCCTTTCCTACCTGCACGAGAGCGGCAAGCTGCTCTACTTCGAGGACAGCCCAGCCCTCAAGGAGCACGTCTTCCACAACCTCACCCGCCTCATCGACATCCTCAATGTCTTCTTCCAGCGGGATCCTTCCTTGCTGCTGCACAAGCTGCTTCTGGGGACCAGCGGCGAGGGTGAGGGCGAGGGGGAAAGTTCCCCACCGGCGGCGGCGCCCACCCCGGGCCAGGAACTGCTCCGGACCACCCAGCTCCATCACTATGTGGAGGGCTTTCTGCTTCATGGGCTCCTGCCAGCCCATGTCATTCGGTTGCTGCTGAAGCCTCATGTCCAGGCCCAGCAGGACTTTCAGCTGCTGCTGGAGCTGCTGGAGAAGATGGGACTCTGTTACTGCCTCAATAAACCCAAGGGCAAGCCTTTGAATGGGTCCACGGCCTGGTACAAGTTCCCATGCTATGTGCAGAATGACGTGCCCCACGCAGAGGCCTGGATCAACGGGACCAACCTGGCCGGACAGTCTTTTGTGGCCGAGCAGCTGCAGATTGAATACAGTTTTCCCTTTACCTTCCCGCCCGGGTTGTTTGCACGCTACAGCGTCCAGATCAACAGCCACGTGGTACACAGATCGGATGGTAAACTTCAGATCTTTGCATATAGAGGGAAGGTTCCTGTGGTGGTCAGTTACAGACCTGCCAAGGGGGTCTTGCAGCCAGACACTCTGTCCATTGCCAGCCATGCCTCGTTACCAAATATATGGACGGCGTGGCAAGCCATAACCCCCTTGGTAGAGGAACTGAATGTCCTACTTCAGGAATGGCCTGGACTGCACTACACCGTGCACATTCTCTGTTCTAAGTGCCTTAAGAGAGGGTCGCCCAATCCACACGCTTTCCCAG